GTGGAATACGATACTCGTCGGGGAGTCAAAGTTAATGATTATCTGCAAACTACTAACCCGAAAATTTATGCGGCCGGTGATATCTGTATGGATTGGAAATTTACCCATGCTGCCGATGCAGCCGCCCGTATTGTGATTAAAAATACCCTCTTTTCTCCCTTCGGTTTCGGACGCTATAAGCTCAGTAATTTAGTTATGCCTTGGGTCACTTATACTGACCCAGAAATCGCCCATGTGGGCATGGATGAAACCCAGGCACAAGCCCGGGGATTGGCCACTAATACTATTAAAATTCCTTTTAGTATAGTCGATCGAGCTATCGCTGATGGCGAAACGGACGGTTTTTTAAAAATTATTCACAAACAAGGTTCCGACCAAATTTTAGGAGCCACTATCGTCGCCACCCACGCCGGTGAGATGATTTCTGAAATTACCACCGCTATGGTTGCTAAAATCGGACTGAGTAAACTCTCTATTGTTATTCATCCCTACCCCACCCAAGCGGAAGCGATTAAAAAGGCCGCCGATGCCTATCGTCGAACTCTCTTGACTCCTAATAGTAAAAAATTCTTGGAATTGTTGACTAAATTATCCCGTTAAAATCAGTTATAAGTTATCAGTTATCAGTTATCAGATGTGAGTTATCAGTTTACAAGGGACGAATCTAAAACCTTTGACTCTTGCCTTCAGAAGCTGATTACTGTTTACTATCCACTGAAAAAACTTCCATCAACAGTGTCTCACTGATTACTGTTTACTGTTTACTGATTACTGGAAAAGCTTCCCAACTCCCACTCGGCAATAACTACTGGCAGCCAGAAATACGTTGGCTACATATCATACTTTATGCTTTTTGTCAAAAAAACTTTTTCTTTGCAATAAAACTACACAAAAAAAAGATCATCGTTGTGGGTGAAATTGACTGATTTACCCGTTTTAATTAGGATCATCTTGTAGGTGTGGCAAGGGTTTCAACCATTGCTGCTCAAAAAAGCACAGAATAACCCACTATGAAATTCTATCAAATCGCTGTAACTATTACAACATCGTTGTTAAATAAAAATCTTTCTCAATTAATTCTTAAGAATTTGTAAATATTGCGAAATGTTAATTTAAATATTCTCAAGTTTTTGGAGTCAATATATAATTTTTGCTTATCTTTTTTGAAAAATACAACTCCTGCAAAAATCCAACATCTACCATTGGGTTAGAATTCAGAAGTCAGGAGACAGAATTCAGGAGTCAGGAGATTATTTTTATGGTTCTTCGTTACTTGGTATGGTTTGATCGGGTGGCATAAATCGACTAAATCCTTATCTGGCAAGAGACTTAATTGATTAGTTCGTTCTAGATAGAAAACAATTGACAAAAATTGCATAGCACCAACCGAAGAACCATTCATAATTCATAATTCATAATTCATAATTCATAATTCATAATTCCCCACTTCTTATGAGAGATTCCATGTCGGGCTATCTAAGAGTACAACAACACTGCCTCAATCAAGTTAAATTAGCCGTGAAAAAGCAGGGCTTTAGCAGTCAACGTTCCTTAGCTAAAGAAGCTGAATTTAGTCTGGCTATTGTCAGTAACTTCCTGACTGGTAAACCAGTAGAACAAGCCACTTTTGCACAAATTTGTCGTCGATTATGCCTCGACTGGCAAGAAATAGCCGCCCTGAATTTTCAGCTAACAGCACCCCCTCAAGACAAAATTCCGGGTAATTCTGCATCCAAGAGCGAAAAATTGGACACATTACCCCCCTATCCCAATGGGGCAGTTCCCCTTGGTTCCCCATTTTATTTAGAACGTCTTCCCCTCGAAGAACAGATAAGGCAGGAAATCAAGAAACCGGGGGCTTTAGTGCGGATAAAAGCCCCGAAAGAAATGGGCAAAACTTCCCTACTTTTGAGAATGCTCGATTTTGCCAAACAGCAAGGCTACCGCACGGTGAGTTTGAACTTAGAACAGGTGGACCAGGCGATTTTGGCTGATTTAAACCAATTTTTGCGCTGGTTGTGTGCCAATGCCGCCCGTCAACTACAGTTAAAACCACAATTAGATGAGTATTGGGATGAGGATTTAGGCAGCAAGATTAGCTGTACGGTTTACATTCAAGACTATCTCCTGGAATCGATTACCGCCCCCATTGTCCTCGCTCTCGATGAACTTAATCAGATGTTTGAACATCCCCAAGTGGCCAAGGATTTTTTACCGCTGCTGCGTTCTTGGTACGAGGAAGCCAAAACCCTACCTATCTGGCAAAAACTCCGTCTTATCGTTGTCCATTCCACGGAAATTTATGTTCCCCTGCAGCTCAATCAATCCCCCTTTAACGTCGGATTTCCCGCACAGCTAAGTCATTTTAGTCTTGAGGAAGTATTGCAATTAGCCCAACGTTATCAACTCACCTGGGAAAATCAGGAAAAAGTCAAACAATTGATGGAGTTAGTGGGAGGACACCCAGCTTTGGTACAAACTGCCCTCTACTATCTCAGTCGGGAGGAAATAACCATGACGCAAATATTAACCAGTGCCACCTCCGTCACGGGGATTTATGCCCATCACCTGCGGCGCCATTGGGCGGTATTAGAACAACAGCCTGAACTAGCAAAAGCCCTCGATCGGGTGATGAGCGCCGTGGAACCCATACAATTAGACCCAATTCTCGCTTACAAACTCAGCAGTATGGGGCTACTCAAACAATCGGGAGATAAAGTAGTACCCGGCTATGAATTGTATCGACGCTATTTTTTAGAGGTGAAATCCTCTATCAGTTATCAGTAAACAGTTATCAGTTATCAGTGAGGGTGTGGGAAGTGGCGAGAACAAAGCTGCCTTCTGCATGAGTGCCTTTTGAACCTAGTAAATCAATTTTGTATGATTACTTATGAATAGGTCAATCAAAGATACTGTCCAAAATACTGTCAACGTTAGGAATTTTAGTCGCTCGCAACTAGGTCAACCGGATGAGAACAATTTATATCAAGCAGTAGCCACAGTTACCGAGGGACATTGGCCAGAAAATCTTTCGGGATACGTTTTTATCGTCTGTCCTTTTCATCGAAAAAATGACCGTCATTTGTTCTCTGGCGAGGGTGTAATTATTAGATGGGACTTGCAAGGGAAAAATAATCAAGTTAACGTTTACAGTAAAAAACTAAAAACTTGGGATAGTTTTTGGCGAAAAGTTTTACCAATATTTAATATTAGTCGAGCCAATTTTCCCGCCGTGATCAGCATTTTAGGTGCTTCGGAAATAGCGAATACTGCTATGGTTAAACTAGAAAAAGTTGCCGAAGATAAACAACTAGAAGAAACCAGATTAATTCTCACCGCCGATGCTGGACGTTACTGGGAAGTGGATCCCGTTTCCCTTGACACTATCACCCCGATTGGTTATTTTGACCAACATATTGTTTCGGTGCCTTTATCTTTTTTACCAGTCCTAGAAAATACCGCTCACCCCTTCTACGACAAAAAGACCCAAGAATTTATCACCTGTGAATTAAAGCTAAAACTTGTATCGGGTGGTATGTTAAAAGATTTAGATAAATCGGTGTATATTGTTCTTTGGGATCAACAAAAAAAACTTAAACCCTGGAAACTACAGGGAAGTATCCTCGATGGTAGCCCCCATTCGGTCATCGTCACCGAAGATTATATCATGATTCCCGATATGCCCTTTCAGATGGGAGTAGCCAAACTATTAGGTATCAGAATTAAGCCTGAAGAAACCTATCCGAAAACTCAAATTTATCTGGTTAACCGTCAAGATCTCAAGGAAGAAGAAACCACCGTTCCCTCGCGATTAATTACCTTCAATGGCGACAGTTATCACTTCCTTTGTAGTTACTATAGTACCAACGGTCAAATTCAGCTTGTGGCCATCCAAAATGCCACTATTAGTTTAACCGAAGCGATCGAAAAAGACGATATCCAACATTTTACTGGTCAGGGTTATCCCCCCGAATACCACGGCATTCCTTGGATGTTTTCCTTTGACCCCGGAGTGCTACGCAAAGTGGTTATCGAAGATGCCAGGGTGATGAGCGAACAAGCTTTCATCCATCCGGGTTGGTTCTGTACCAGTCTCTACACCGCCGACCCGAGGGAATCGGAACAGGGGTACAGTGCCATTTATCAAATTTATCTCGGTTATGTGCGCGAATTAATCTGTCGTCGTCAGTATATGGATTTTCGCGACCAGAGTAATCGCATCCTCAGGGATGCCGAACTTCCCTGTCATGACTTGCCCTCGGTATTAGCCAAGGTTCCCTTCGATAGAGATTGGAATCAGTTAAGTCAACAGATTAGCCAAGAAAAAAATGCCAGTGATACTCATGTATCACATTTAGGTCGGGGACTACTGGATTTTTATGTTTGTCCCGATGGCTATATTTTAGATAGCATTCAGTTTATTCCCCAAGAACAGGGCTATCTATTGACGACGGTTTTAACCCCGACCAAAGTATTAGAAGCTTGGTTATTTAACCCTGACAATCTCAAGGACGGACCGATTGCTAAACTGAGTTTGCCAGAAGATGTTCACTTTGGTTTTACCTTGCATTCCGAGTATTTCGAGCAGGTGCTGCCTTCTCCCCGTCCTTCCGTCTCACAGGTAAATCAAGTCCTGTCAGCCTTGCGGAGTCTTGTTTTAGTTCCCGTAGAATTTTTCTTGGGGAGACCCGCAGCCGTTTACAATCGCCGAGTAAAAAAATGATTGTTCTCAAAGGATACGACATTCTTACCCAGGTTTACGAAAGCGTTAACTCAGAAGTCTATCGGGCGATTCGCACCGCCGATAATCAACCGGTTATCCTCAAAATCCTCAAGCAAGAATATCCCACCGCCCAAGAACTAACCCACTACAAACAGGAGTATAAAACCATCTGCGGTCTGAACTTCGAGGGGGCGATTAAAGCCTATGGTTTAGAAACCTACCGCAGAACTCCCGTGATTATTTTGGAAGATTTCGGTGGTATATCCTTAAAAAAATGGCTAGGGGGCAAACCTCTGCCCTTAAGGGACTTTTTGAGCCTTACACTCCGAATAGTGGCTAATTTAGAGAAAATTCACAACGCCAAGGTTATTCACAAAGATATTAATCCTGCCAATATAGTTCTTAACCCCGAAACCGGACAGATTAAAATCATCGATTTTGGCATTGCCAGCGTCCTGCGGCGGGAAAATCCCGGGCTAAAAAATCCCAACGTCCTGGAGGGGACTTTAGCCTATATTTCTCCCGAACAAACCGGACGGATGAATCGCAGTCTCGATTACCGCACGGATTTTTATTCCTTGGGCGTTAGCTTCTACGAACTTCTCACCGGACAATTACCTTTTCGGGCTAACGATGCTTTGGAATTAGTTCACTGTCATCTGGCAAAACAACCTTTGGAGATTAATAGTCTCGTCAGGGAGGAAATTCCCCCAGTGGTGGAGGCAATCATCATGAAACTGATGGCTAAAACCCCCGAGGAACGATACCAAAGTGCCTACGGTATTCGGGCAGATTTAGAAGAATGTTTAAGACAACTAGAAAAAACGGCTAAAATTGATGATTTTGTTATCGCTAGGCAAGATCTAGCCAATCAGTTCCAAATTCCCCAAAAACTCTACGGCAGGGAGGCAGAAATCGCCACTCTTCTCACTGCTTTTCAACGGGTAGCCACGGCGAGTAAAAACTCCTCTCACACCGAACTGATGCTAGTTACGGGTTATTCTGGCATGGGTAAAACCACCTTGGTTAGGGAAATTTATCAGCCAATTACTGAAAAACGCGGCTTTTTTATCTCCGGTAAATTTGACCAGTTTCAGCGCGATATTCCCTATGCTGCCGTGATTAGCGCTTTGACTCATCTCGTCAAGCAACTTTTGGGGGAAAGTCTGCCACAACTGGAACTATGGCGACAAAAACTGCTCAAGTCTTTGGGGGCGAATGCACGGGTTATTATTGATGTGATTCCCCAACTAGAATTAATTATCGGTCCACAACCAGAGGTGTTACAATTAGGAGCGATCGCTACTCAAAATCGCTTTAATTTAGTCTTTAAAAATTTCATTCGGGTCTTTTGTTCCCCAGAACATCCCTTAGTCATCTTTCTCGATGATTTGCAATGGGCAGACTTGGCTAGTCTCAAGTTAATAGAATTAATTATGCTCGATGGCGATACGGACTATTTATTTTTAATTGGCTCCTATCGCAGTAATGAAATTAATTCCACCCATCCCCTAACCGCTACCCTCGATAAATTAGAGCAGGGGGGCATAATTATCAATCAAGTTATTTTAAAACCTCTGGGGCTTGAACAGGTTAATCAGTTGATTGCTGACACCTTAAACCATTCACTGGAATATGTGCAATCTTTGTCCACTTTAGTCTGGCAAAAAACCCACGGTAATCCTTTTTTTGTCAATGAATTTCTCAAAACTATCTACTGGGAAAATTTGCTATTTTTCCAACTGGAGCAGGAAACAACCACTAAAAGCGACAATAATAGGGGCTATTGGCAATGGCATCTCGGCCAAATTCAAAGGATTGGCAGTACCGATAATCTGATTCAATTCATGGTCGGTAAAATGCAGAAATTACCGCACGAAACCCAGGAGGTTTTAAGTTTAGCAGCTTGTTTTGGAGCAGAGTTTAATTTATATAGTCTGGCGGTTATCTCTGAAAAATTACCTCTAAAAATTTTACCAATTTTAACTTCTAGTAGCGAAGCTGGTTTAATTATTCCTCTCTCAGAATTAGATGAACAATTACTGATTAAAGAATATAAATTCGCTCATGACCGCATTCAACAAGGAGCTTACGCTCTCATCGAAGACAGCAAAAAATCTTTAATTCATTTAAAAATTGGTCGCCTACTTTGGCAGCATACTTCTGTCAACGAATTATCGGAAAAAATTTTTAAAATAGTCGATCATTTCAATCTTGGTTATCAACTAATTAGCGAGGAAAAAGAACGAGAGTTAGTGGCTAACTTGAATTTATTAGCAGCCCAAAAAGCCAAAGCCGCTAATGCCAAAACTGGAGCCTTAAAATACATTAAAATCGCTCAAAAACTTCTCAAAAAATCAAGCTGGAAAAATAACTATCAAAT
This portion of the Microcystis aeruginosa NIES-2549 genome encodes:
- a CDS encoding AAA-like domain-containing protein, which produces MRDSMSGYLRVQQHCLNQVKLAVKKQGFSSQRSLAKEAEFSLAIVSNFLTGKPVEQATFAQICRRLCLDWQEIAALNFQLTAPPQDKIPGNSASKSEKLDTLPPYPNGAVPLGSPFYLERLPLEEQIRQEIKKPGALVRIKAPKEMGKTSLLLRMLDFAKQQGYRTVSLNLEQVDQAILADLNQFLRWLCANAARQLQLKPQLDEYWDEDLGSKISCTVYIQDYLLESITAPIVLALDELNQMFEHPQVAKDFLPLLRSWYEEAKTLPIWQKLRLIVVHSTEIYVPLQLNQSPFNVGFPAQLSHFSLEEVLQLAQRYQLTWENQEKVKQLMELVGGHPALVQTALYYLSREEITMTQILTSATSVTGIYAHHLRRHWAVLEQQPELAKALDRVMSAVEPIQLDPILAYKLSSMGLLKQSGDKVVPGYELYRRYFLEVKSSISYQ
- a CDS encoding carotenoid oxygenase family protein, with the protein product MNRSIKDTVQNTVNVRNFSRSQLGQPDENNLYQAVATVTEGHWPENLSGYVFIVCPFHRKNDRHLFSGEGVIIRWDLQGKNNQVNVYSKKLKTWDSFWRKVLPIFNISRANFPAVISILGASEIANTAMVKLEKVAEDKQLEETRLILTADAGRYWEVDPVSLDTITPIGYFDQHIVSVPLSFLPVLENTAHPFYDKKTQEFITCELKLKLVSGGMLKDLDKSVYIVLWDQQKKLKPWKLQGSILDGSPHSVIVTEDYIMIPDMPFQMGVAKLLGIRIKPEETYPKTQIYLVNRQDLKEEETTVPSRLITFNGDSYHFLCSYYSTNGQIQLVAIQNATISLTEAIEKDDIQHFTGQGYPPEYHGIPWMFSFDPGVLRKVVIEDARVMSEQAFIHPGWFCTSLYTADPRESEQGYSAIYQIYLGYVRELICRRQYMDFRDQSNRILRDAELPCHDLPSVLAKVPFDRDWNQLSQQISQEKNASDTHVSHLGRGLLDFYVCPDGYILDSIQFIPQEQGYLLTTVLTPTKVLEAWLFNPDNLKDGPIAKLSLPEDVHFGFTLHSEYFEQVLPSPRPSVSQVNQVLSALRSLVLVPVEFFLGRPAAVYNRRVKK